In one window of Mobiluncus massiliensis DNA:
- a CDS encoding DUF1287 domain-containing protein, with translation MANQSSRGRKRFLIGAILVLVLVLAGGAAFLLWNGNAKSSWRLDSAWTGQNLNHPGPVGEQMLAGAVAYLDTAPKYDGSKVYPGGVPNDGTGVCTDVVWYAAKAAGMDLRDLVDADRRADPQAYAATAPEGETPNPDIDYRRVRNLIVYFDRHAQSLTTDTTDVASWQPGDIVVWKEHVAVISDRRNAQGLPYVLHHEGNGIWSRYEADAFRQRGEVWRHYRLESLGAQLAGH, from the coding sequence GTGGCAAACCAGAGTTCACGAGGTCGAAAGCGCTTCCTCATCGGAGCGATTCTGGTTCTGGTCCTGGTGCTGGCGGGCGGTGCCGCGTTCCTATTGTGGAACGGGAACGCGAAAAGTTCGTGGCGCCTGGACAGCGCTTGGACCGGCCAGAACCTGAATCATCCGGGGCCGGTTGGGGAACAGATGCTGGCGGGTGCCGTAGCCTACCTCGATACCGCGCCGAAATATGATGGTTCCAAAGTGTATCCCGGAGGGGTGCCAAATGACGGCACCGGGGTGTGTACCGACGTGGTGTGGTACGCCGCCAAAGCGGCGGGAATGGACTTGCGCGACCTGGTTGATGCGGATCGGCGGGCTGACCCGCAGGCTTACGCCGCCACGGCTCCGGAGGGCGAGACTCCCAATCCAGACATTGATTACCGCCGCGTGCGCAATCTCATCGTCTATTTCGACCGTCACGCCCAGAGCCTCACCACCGACACAACGGACGTGGCGTCTTGGCAGCCCGGAGACATCGTGGTGTGGAAAGAACACGTGGCGGTTATCTCAGATAGGCGCAACGCCCAGGGCTTGCCCTATGTTTTACACCACGAAGGAAACGGAATCTGGTCTCGCTATGAGGCGGACGCTTTTCGGCAACGTGGGGAAGTAT